The following nucleotide sequence is from uncultured Draconibacterium sp..
ACCTGAAGCTAACACGTGATCCATATACCGAGGTAGCTCGTCCAACAAAAGGGGCAGCACTGGCTGCGCGTGCACAGGCATTATTATTTGCTGCCAGTCCGTTGATGAATGGTAATTCAGACGATTATGCCATGGAACTGGTAGATGATGAAGGTAATCAGTTATTGTCAACAACCTACGATGAAGAGAAGTGGGTAAAAGCTGCTGCTGCCGCCAAAGATGTAATGGAACTTGGTGTATACGAGTTGTTTACCGTAAATTACAAAACATCAGGCAATAGCGCTTATCCAGCAACGATTGATCCTCCTTACGATCCTGAATTCTCTGATAAAGATTGGCCGGAAGGATGGAAAAATATTGATCCGTTTGAATCGTACCGTTCCTTATTTAATGGTACTGCAACTGGTGATAATCCTGAGTTGATTTTTACGCGCGGAGATAACGGAAATGAGCAGGTTGCTGGTATGGTGGCCAATCAATTACCCATTATAGCCGACGGTTGGTCGAACAATGGAGTAACACAAAAGCAAGTTGATGCATATTACTTGAAAGACGGTTCTGACGCTCCGGGAAAAGACCGTGAAATTGGCCGTGGAGATGGCAGTAGCCGTGTAACCGGTTTTGTTACCCCGGAAGATGTGGATGCTGGAATGTACAAACCGCTGCCCGCAGGCGTTTCGTTACAATATGCCGAACGCGAACCACGCTTTTATGCATCGGTAGCTTACAGTGGTAGCATTTGGCACATGCAAAATGCAACCCTGCCACAAGACCGCGAAAAGCAGGTGTTTTATTACCGCGGTGGTGGTAATGGTTACACCAATACGCTGGCTTGGCTTCGTACCGGTATCGGGATGAAAAAATTTGTACATCCGGGCGATACCAATGAAGGTGGTGTGCCTGGTGGTGGCCCATTGGTTGTTCGTAAGCTGGAACCGGCAATTCGTTATGCCGATATTTTGTTAATGTATGCCGAGGCCTTGAACGAGCTGGACGGTACTTATCAAATCCAATCGTGGGATGGAAGTACAACCTATTCAATTGGTCGTGATGTTAACGAAATGAAAAAAGGTATTCGCCCTGTTCGTATACGTGCAGGAGTTCCTGATTATACTGCAGATGTATACGGTGATAAGGATATGTTTCGTGCTACTTTGAAACGCGAACGCCAGATTGAATTGTTGGGCGAAGGAAAACGTTACTACGATTTGCGA
It contains:
- a CDS encoding RagB/SusD family nutrient uptake outer membrane protein, which codes for MKINNNRTLYLLLTLVFVTGIFSSCTDYLESDQYFKDRMTIEKVFSSKPYSEQWLAHVYDDMKGQCADVANKRNTPHCFADDMYYGGDDADFGVTGSGVNFSYNIFHTGSYSENDKQGTWTQAYRGIRNATTFIHNIYMNTELNEEEIADYRAQARFARAYYYWILLRKYGPIPILPDEGIDYNDSYDEIATPRSSYEECAEYISSEMVLAAQDLKLTRDPYTEVARPTKGAALAARAQALLFAASPLMNGNSDDYAMELVDDEGNQLLSTTYDEEKWVKAAAAAKDVMELGVYELFTVNYKTSGNSAYPATIDPPYDPEFSDKDWPEGWKNIDPFESYRSLFNGTATGDNPELIFTRGDNGNEQVAGMVANQLPIIADGWSNNGVTQKQVDAYYLKDGSDAPGKDREIGRGDGSSRVTGFVTPEDVDAGMYKPLPAGVSLQYAEREPRFYASVAYSGSIWHMQNATLPQDREKQVFYYRGGGNGYTNTLAWLRTGIGMKKFVHPGDTNEGGVPGGGPLVVRKLEPAIRYADILLMYAEALNELDGTYQIQSWDGSTTYSIGRDVNEMKKGIRPVRIRAGVPDYTADVYGDKDMFRATLKRERQIELLGEGKRYYDLRRWKDAPAEESLPIYGCNVLMDKDNRELFHTPVNSWGLQSAFADKMWFWPIGHNELKRNKRLTQNPGWTYND